A genome region from Coprococcus phoceensis includes the following:
- a CDS encoding response regulator transcription factor → MQKILIVEDDLDIQEMIQFFLEDQNYQVCVAEDGVEGVAVFNKEHPDMVLLDIMLPKMDGYAVCEIIRQNSNVPIIMISALSSEADQIKGFELQIDDYIPKPISLPLMIKKIEAIFRRYDKKDETENNEMWYREICLIIGNYRVIIKGESIDLTQKEYEILKELMEHPGAVISRESFLNRLWKYEFYGDERAVDNHIKNLRKKLGAFGNYIETVRGVGYRLEKVH, encoded by the coding sequence ATGCAGAAAATTTTGATTGTAGAAGATGATTTGGATATACAAGAAATGATACAATTTTTTTTAGAAGATCAAAACTATCAAGTATGTGTTGCAGAAGATGGTGTAGAAGGGGTGGCAGTTTTTAACAAAGAACATCCGGATATGGTACTTTTGGATATTATGTTACCTAAGATGGATGGATATGCTGTATGTGAAATTATCCGGCAAAACTCAAACGTCCCAATTATTATGATCAGTGCATTAAGTAGCGAAGCAGATCAAATTAAAGGATTTGAATTGCAAATAGATGATTATATCCCGAAACCGATTTCTTTACCACTTATGATAAAAAAAATAGAAGCGATATTTAGAAGATATGATAAAAAAGATGAAACAGAAAATAATGAGATGTGGTATCGTGAAATCTGCCTTATCATTGGTAATTATCGGGTAATTATAAAGGGAGAAAGCATTGATCTGACACAAAAGGAATATGAGATATTAAAAGAACTAATGGAACATCCGGGAGCAGTAATTTCAAGAGAGAGCTTTCTAAATCGGTTATGGAAATATGAATTTTATGGTGATGAACGTGCGGTAGATAATCATATTAAAAATTTAAGAAAGAAATTAGGCGCTTTTGGAAATTATATAGAAACAGTAAGAGGAGTGGGATATCGTCTTGAGAAAGTACATTAA
- a CDS encoding HAMP domain-containing sensor histidine kinase, with protein sequence MRKYIKEHLTIKVFLVTIMLLLTLSAAIYGMITFGMSNFYLTELNKSLEKELDTTIEQISNMTNEETQKTLERFAIEYGISIIVKNQEGEEIGNYGGISYFLAPDANSSKAQNSKGITKNYIVKSNEGTVYKLQIFGTKESVNIGLKVLNRILPSLGVITVIVSILIALFFARYITRPILKVNEASKRMVKLDFRKPYPEKRSDEIGILGENLNQLAEHLEDTLQELKEKNQILQDEIQREQEMERKQLSFFAAVSHELKTPVTILKGQIQGMISGIGGYKDRDKYLKRSYEVVFSMEGLIQEILDVSRMKSAGFLLNFSTISLDSIVKGIIQEWEDIATDRGVTLHTEIEEKTEICADRVLFQKVIGNLISNAVKYTPDNGNIWCKVYKNEEGVIFSVENNAEHISEQEIPKLFDAFYRREKSRNRKAGGSGLGLYIVKMIVELHHYECDFKNTNQGIEVKIVCKE encoded by the coding sequence TTGAGAAAGTACATTAAAGAACACTTAACGATCAAAGTGTTTTTAGTAACAATCATGCTATTATTGACATTAAGTGCAGCAATTTATGGAATGATTACTTTTGGTATGTCTAATTTTTATTTGACGGAATTAAATAAAAGCCTTGAGAAAGAATTAGATACCACAATTGAACAAATAAGTAATATGACAAATGAGGAAACTCAGAAGACCTTGGAACGATTTGCGATAGAATATGGAATATCTATCATTGTGAAAAATCAAGAAGGAGAGGAAATAGGAAATTATGGGGGAATATCTTATTTTTTAGCTCCAGATGCGAATAGTTCCAAGGCACAAAATAGTAAAGGAATTACCAAAAATTATATTGTAAAGTCTAATGAAGGTACAGTTTATAAACTTCAAATATTTGGAACAAAGGAGTCGGTTAATATAGGACTAAAAGTTCTAAATAGAATTTTACCGTCTTTGGGAGTTATTACGGTGATAGTCTCTATTTTAATTGCCTTATTTTTTGCCCGTTATATTACAAGACCAATTCTAAAGGTAAATGAGGCATCAAAAAGAATGGTAAAATTAGATTTCCGTAAACCATATCCTGAAAAAAGAAGCGATGAGATAGGCATTTTAGGGGAAAACTTAAATCAATTGGCAGAGCACTTAGAAGATACATTACAAGAATTGAAAGAGAAAAATCAAATATTACAAGATGAAATACAAAGAGAACAAGAAATGGAACGGAAACAACTCTCTTTTTTTGCGGCAGTTTCACACGAACTAAAAACCCCCGTTACCATATTGAAAGGTCAAATTCAGGGAATGATTTCAGGAATTGGTGGATATAAGGATCGGGATAAATATTTGAAAAGATCATACGAGGTAGTTTTTTCAATGGAAGGATTAATTCAAGAGATATTAGATGTTTCCAGAATGAAATCTGCAGGTTTCTTACTCAATTTTTCGACTATATCTTTAGACAGTATCGTAAAAGGAATTATACAAGAATGGGAAGATATTGCGACAGATAGAGGTGTGACCTTGCATACAGAAATAGAAGAGAAAACAGAAATTTGTGCGGACAGAGTACTGTTTCAGAAAGTAATTGGTAATTTAATTAGCAATGCCGTAAAGTATACGCCGGATAATGGAAATATTTGGTGTAAGGTGTATAAAAATGAAGAAGGTGTAATATTTTCAGTTGAGAATAATGCTGAACATATTTCAGAACAGGAGATCCCAAAACTATTTGATGCATTTTATAGACGAGAAAAATCTAGAAATAGAAAGGCAGGAGGAAGTGGTTTAGGTCTTTATATTGTAAAAATGATTGTAGAATTACATCATTATGAGTGTGACTTTAAAAATACTAATCAAGGGATAGAAGTGAAAATAGTATGTAAAGAATAG
- a CDS encoding sulfate permease, producing MNANRILMFWMYYIISIFVVVCLAFILKKVKIVRWQFFYPGQQEWAKRNEEKIDKLCKRFLLLICIIYSLLIIVPSTLDLPYVLSKNYKTVQGVVSEKKGMFICVNDNNKKYRVGRVDWLKEGDAVNIIYLPFTKYATITKWKQ from the coding sequence ATGAATGCAAATAGAATATTAATGTTTTGGATGTATTATATTATTAGTATATTTGTAGTTGTTTGTTTGGCGTTTATATTAAAAAAAGTAAAAATTGTACGATGGCAATTTTTTTATCCAGGACAACAGGAATGGGCAAAAAGAAATGAAGAAAAAATTGATAAATTATGTAAAAGATTTTTGCTATTAATATGTATAATATATTCGTTGTTGATAATAGTGCCATCTACGTTAGATTTACCGTATGTTTTATCAAAGAATTATAAAACTGTACAAGGAGTAGTTAGTGAAAAAAAAGGTATGTTTATTTGTGTTAATGATAATAATAAAAAATACCGTGTTGGAAGAGTTGATTGGCTAAAAGAGGGGGATGCAGTTAACATAATATATTTACCATTCACCAAATATGCAACAATTACAAAGTGGAAACAGTAG
- a CDS encoding DUF6710 family protein: MFLKKQKKKQQEVTIEENTQIFIEDFKKLVNEGKKESVRSVIKFMANSIQSELLTKCMYNDRNYQEIDYMRAILNSFLLDLSFDFWQKCNICLKVQNTPIISCVWNHSRMIDGLIGLGEINKNPFNGISFAYNIQAVLIEPLGLVVVDNGNHSVNAAIIYDEGEIIVNTVIDISEVLERYRFDGKKYVSVETNKIVNIENLKNNSEPFTYTFGLLFEMARVLKNAKDENGYVYYDVN, translated from the coding sequence ATGTTTTTAAAAAAACAGAAGAAAAAACAACAAGAGGTTACGATTGAGGAGAATACACAGATATTCATCGAAGATTTTAAAAAATTGGTAAATGAAGGTAAAAAGGAATCTGTGCGTTCGGTAATTAAATTTATGGCAAATTCTATACAAAGTGAATTACTTACGAAATGTATGTATAATGATAGGAATTATCAGGAAATAGATTATATGAGAGCTATTTTGAATAGTTTTTTACTGGATTTGTCGTTTGATTTTTGGCAAAAATGTAACATATGTTTAAAGGTTCAAAATACTCCTATTATATCATGTGTTTGGAATCATTCTCGTATGATTGACGGATTGATAGGACTGGGAGAGATAAATAAGAATCCCTTTAATGGGATTTCGTTTGCATATAATATTCAGGCAGTTTTAATAGAACCATTAGGTCTGGTAGTCGTTGATAATGGAAATCATTCTGTGAATGCGGCTATTATCTATGATGAAGGAGAAATAATTGTAAATACGGTTATTGATATTTCTGAAGTTCTTGAAAGATATAGATTTGATGGAAAAAAATATGTGAGTGTAGAAACGAATAAAATAGTAAATATTGAGAATTTAAAAAATAATTCAGAACCATTCACATATACGTTTGGACTTTTGTTTGAAATGGCAAGAGTTTTGAAAAATGCAAAAGATGAAAACGGATATGTGTACTATGATGTTAATTAG
- a CDS encoding radical SAM protein, producing MKXYMYDTGTGKVFECGVNEYQILKSLFEQTKLPDEEEGASEEELEAAYRNIWEMVEAEHILQVSPNLKFVRETDETLRDLLRYDLQQVILELTEQCNMRCRYCIYNEHNEGYRNFSPKAMTWEVAKRAVEYARDNSGAKVAISFYGGEPLVQFELIFGDRKEFTMQECFACFTDMKYKNVISNTK from the coding sequence ATGAAGGNGTATATGTATGATACAGGAACCGGAAAAGTGTTTGAGTGCGGGGTAAATGAATACCAGATCTTAAAAAGCCTGTTTGAACAGACAAAACTTCCGGATGAGGAGGAGGGGGCTTCAGAAGAAGAACTGGAGGCTGCATACAGAAACATCTGGGAGATGGTAGAAGCAGAGCATATCCTGCAGGTTTCACCGAATTTAAAGTTTGTAAGGGAAACAGATGAAACATTAAGGGACTTGCTCCGGTACGATCTGCAGCAGGTCATCCTGGAACTGACAGAACAGTGCAACATGAGATGCCGCTACTGTATTTATAACGAACATAATGAAGGGTACCGGAATTTCTCGCCAAAAGCTATGACTTGGGAAGTGGCAAAACGTGCTGTGGAGTATGCAAGGGATAACAGTGGAGCTAAAGTGGCGATATCCTTTTATGGAGGAGAGCCACTGGTGCAGTTTGAACTGATTTTTGGAGATAGGAAAGAATTTACTATGCAAGAATGCTTTGCTTGTTTCACGGATATGAAATATAAGAATGTTATTAGTAACACTAAATAA